One genomic segment of Desulfomicrobium sp. ZS1 includes these proteins:
- a CDS encoding phosphate acyltransferase, translated as MAGPVRSLDRMVELVRSRKTPVRVVIAACAEPNAVLAGLEAARQGLAEPVFVGDVDRMRGLPELTSGNFDAFECLHEPDDKKALAASLDLLQEGRAQFLMKGGVKTDVLLRAVLGRKRGSDGLLSHIGVFPHPREERLLIVTDAGVNIAPSLTRKIDIINNAVTVAKKLGMDPPKVAVLSATEKVSYNDMVSSKDADILAKLCRMGIFGDAVVGGPFALDIAVSTDKALAKGVDHPAAGRADILCAPNIVTGNVLYKAVTSLMDLPMAGIVVGASYPLVVPSRGDSDRSKFYALALAAYLAGG; from the coding sequence ATGGCCGGGCCGGTGCGTTCCCTTGACCGGATGGTGGAATTGGTCCGTTCCCGTAAAACGCCGGTGCGTGTGGTCATCGCGGCCTGCGCCGAACCCAACGCGGTGCTGGCCGGGCTTGAGGCCGCGCGGCAGGGGCTGGCCGAACCGGTCTTTGTCGGGGACGTGGACCGCATGCGCGGTTTGCCGGAGCTGACAAGCGGGAATTTCGACGCCTTCGAATGCCTGCACGAGCCGGATGACAAGAAAGCTCTTGCGGCGAGCCTCGACCTTCTACAAGAAGGCCGGGCTCAGTTTTTGATGAAGGGCGGGGTCAAGACCGATGTGTTGCTGCGGGCCGTGCTGGGCCGCAAGCGCGGGAGCGACGGGCTCCTCAGCCATATCGGCGTGTTTCCGCACCCACGCGAGGAGCGGCTTCTGATCGTGACCGACGCGGGCGTCAATATTGCGCCTTCCCTGACGCGCAAGATCGACATCATCAACAACGCCGTGACCGTGGCCAAAAAGCTGGGCATGGATCCGCCCAAGGTGGCCGTGCTCTCAGCCACGGAAAAAGTTTCCTACAACGACATGGTCTCCAGCAAGGACGCCGACATCCTGGCCAAGCTCTGTCGCATGGGCATTTTTGGCGACGCGGTGGTCGGGGGGCCTTTTGCCCTCGATATCGCCGTTTCCACGGACAAGGCGCTGGCCAAGGGCGTTGACCATCCCGCCGCAGGCCGGGCGGATATTCTCTGCGCACCCAACATCGTCACCGGTAACGTGCTCTACAAGGCCGTGACCAGTCTCATGGACCTGCCCATGGCCGGGATCGTGGTCGGCGCGAGCTATCCCCTGGTCGTCCCTTCGCGCGGGGACTCCGACCGCTCCAAGTTCTACGCCCTGGCCCTGGCGGCGTATCTGGCCGGGGGGTGA
- the ilvN gene encoding acetolactate synthase small subunit, with amino-acid sequence MRHTISTLVRNEPGVLAAMALVFQRHGINIRSISCGETEREDVSRMIICVEPDEGKITAVTDEIASLNFVLRLEDLSEQDLMDRELVMIKVRITKDTVSQILQIFEVFRANVIDMGNETISAELAAPQGKVAGLIRTLAPHGIQSLSRTGLIALSRGDA; translated from the coding sequence ATGCGTCACACCATCTCCACCCTGGTCCGGAACGAGCCCGGCGTCCTGGCCGCCATGGCTCTGGTTTTCCAGCGCCACGGCATCAACATCCGTTCCATTTCCTGCGGGGAGACCGAGCGCGAGGATGTCTCGCGCATGATCATCTGCGTCGAGCCGGACGAAGGAAAGATCACGGCCGTGACCGACGAGATCGCCTCCCTGAATTTCGTGCTGCGCCTGGAAGACCTCTCGGAGCAGGATCTCATGGACCGCGAGCTGGTCATGATCAAGGTCCGCATCACCAAGGACACGGTCAGCCAGATTCTGCAGATCTTCGAGGTTTTCCGGGCCAACGTGATCGACATGGGCAACGAGACCATCTCCGCCGAGCTTGCCGCTCCCCAGGGCAAGGTCGCCGGGCTCATCCGCACCCTGGCCCCGCACGGCATCCAGTCTCTGAGCCGCACCGGGCTCATCGCCCTGTCCCGGGGGGACGCCTGA
- the tdh gene encoding L-threonine 3-dehydrogenase: MKALVKAKPEVGIWMEEIPVPEVGHNDILIKVGKTAICGTDIHIYNWDAWAAKTIPVPMAVGHEFVGRIVEVGSEVRGLKVGDRVSAEGHITCGHCRNCKAGKRHLCRNAIGVGVNRPGCFAEYVCVPAVNAFKVPDTISGDVAAMLDPLGNATHTALSFDLVGEDVLITGAGPIGIMAAGIARFCGARHVVITDVNDYRLDLARKMGVSRAVNVGSESLVETMADLHMSEGFDVGLEMSGNPHAFREMLAQMNHGGHIALLGIMPDDTAIDWGQVVFKGLKLKGIYGREMFETWYKMTAMLQSGLDMTPVITHNFAAEDFQKGFDVMRTGKSGKVILDWNA, translated from the coding sequence ATGAAAGCATTGGTAAAAGCCAAACCCGAGGTCGGAATCTGGATGGAAGAGATTCCCGTGCCCGAGGTCGGCCATAACGATATTCTGATCAAGGTCGGTAAGACCGCCATTTGCGGCACCGACATCCATATCTACAACTGGGACGCCTGGGCCGCGAAGACCATTCCCGTGCCCATGGCCGTCGGGCACGAGTTTGTGGGCCGCATTGTTGAGGTGGGTTCCGAGGTGCGCGGGCTTAAAGTCGGCGACCGGGTCTCCGCCGAAGGGCACATCACTTGCGGTCACTGCCGCAACTGTAAGGCGGGCAAGCGCCACCTCTGCCGCAACGCCATTGGCGTAGGGGTCAACCGCCCCGGCTGTTTCGCGGAGTACGTTTGCGTTCCGGCCGTCAACGCCTTCAAGGTCCCTGACACCATCTCCGGCGACGTGGCCGCCATGCTCGACCCCTTGGGCAACGCCACGCACACGGCCCTATCCTTTGATCTGGTCGGCGAGGACGTGCTCATCACCGGGGCCGGGCCCATCGGCATCATGGCAGCCGGCATCGCCCGCTTTTGCGGAGCCCGCCACGTGGTCATCACCGACGTCAACGACTACCGCCTGGACTTGGCCCGCAAGATGGGCGTGAGCCGCGCCGTCAACGTCGGCAGCGAATCCCTGGTCGAAACCATGGCCGACCTGCACATGTCTGAAGGCTTTGACGTGGGCCTGGAAATGTCCGGCAATCCCCACGCCTTCCGGGAAATGCTCGCGCAGATGAACCACGGCGGCCACATTGCGCTTCTGGGCATCATGCCCGACGACACGGCCATCGATTGGGGCCAGGTCGTCTTCAAGGGTCTGAAGCTCAAAGGCATCTATGGCCGGGAAATGTTCGAGACCTGGTACAAGATGACGGCCATGCTGCAAAGCGGCCTGGACATGACCCCGGTCATCACCCACAACTTCGCGGCCGAGGATTTCCAGAAAGGCTTCGATGTCATGCGCACGGGCAAGTCGGGCAAGGTCATATTGGACTGGAACGCCTAA